The sequence below is a genomic window from Lolium perenne isolate Kyuss_39 chromosome 7, Kyuss_2.0, whole genome shotgun sequence.
GAGATGAGGAGATAGTGGCGTACGTTGGAGGTTGGGCCCTTGATGTCCATGCCGTGGCTGCCCGCGTAATAGAGCTCCGGGAGGCCGACGAAGCTGTACACCTTTTCAACGCACCGGCCAGTGACGATCGCCGCCGGGAAGTGCTCCGCCACTTCGCGCACCGCCGCCCTCATCTGCATAAGCAGACCGTTCAACGTAAAGAGAACATCGCAGTAACTTCAAGCAGCTACCTAGCAGCCTAGCACAGAATGCTATCTCATGGTCACTATGCTCTCTTAGTGTTTCACTCACCTCGCCGGTCATGAAGGCCTTGTCGGGGTCGGCGACGATGGGGGAGAGCGTGCCGTCGTAGTCCATGAACACGACCACCTGCTTCCCCTCGGCCGCGGCCACGATCTGCTCGAAGCTGCCCAGCGCCGACGGGTGTCGCCTCTGCATGCACACGCGTGTCGTCACTAAGAGTGCACACAACAACATCAGTTGCCCGGGACATGCAGCACGACACAGAGGAAGCAGGCGAACTCACCGTCCACGCGGCGTACTCATCGACGGCGGGGGAGCGAGCCGGGGAGGACGCCCGGATGGCGTCGACGACCCAGCTGGTGGTGCAGGGTGCCGGCGGGGGCCGGGCGCGGTAGTGGTCGTCAACGGCCGGGGCTCCACCGTACGCGCTCCGCAGCGACGTCGATGCGGCGCCGCGGCACGCGAAGAGCACACCACGCCCGGAGGAGCCCGGCATGGCCGCGGCGGCCGCGATGCCACCCATGTCCGTCGGGAACACCACTTCCTGATTCGCCATGGCGCAAGGCGCACGCGCACAAGTACTGTGTCTCGACACTCCTCGCCGCGTGAGAGTGGTGGCCAGTGGTAGTGGGCTAGTGGCACCGGAGCGGTTTTCTTGGGCGAGGAAAGCCAATGGCGAAATGTCGGAACTTATAAAGGAGGAGCGGCATGACAGATGCCAGCAAAGTGTGATTGGTACCATACTGATGCTGTAGCGGCGAGATGGCACGCAGCCTGACCGTTCGATCAGTATGGACGGTGGTATGTAATTAGAGATGTAGGGGCTCCGAGTAGGCTCCTAAACCCGACGTCCCCTATAAGCCCGCTAAAGCATGTTCTAGTTCCAAATAgacttttttttcgataaaggagcatAACCCCAGCGTctacatcaatagatgcacacggctttctTTATTAAAAATTAAGTATCAATTCACCATAAATCATCCTCACTTATTACAATCACTGAGAAGCTAAAGTCGAAAAAAGAATCAACCAGGCAACATTATGTCTAATAGAAAGGCTATGCATTTGCTATTCTATTAAGATGTCGTcacccagtagcctggaaataGAAGTCCTAAGCAACGAGtagcatccggttgcatccaatAACCATAGCCTCCCGCTGCTCCATAGGGAGGAGTAATGCCCATTGCTGAATTGAATGAGCAGCTcgccggataacctgcaaaaaattagtccCACTTTGTTTGTTAAAGATCATATCATTTCTAGTCCTCCAAATAGCCCAACATAGGGCCGAAACACCTATTTGAATTTTTTGTTTGTCCTCTTTCCTCACTCCATTGAGCcatctaccaaacatattagtaatattagctGGCGGATGAATGTTGTAAGTAAGGTACATCATACGCCATATTATCTGCGCAAACGGGCAATGAACAAATAAATGATTCACGGTTTCCATGGAATCACAAAAACAATATTTTTGACAACCATTCCACTTCCGTTTAGTTAAGTTATTCTTAGTCAAAAGCACTTTATTAttaaggaaccacataaaaaaaTTATCTTCAAAGGGATCTTCAACTTCCATAAATACTTACGAAGGTAAATAGTGTGCCCATTCATCATATCAAGATACATAGACTTAATTGTAAACATGCCCGACTCATTTAGTTTCCAAATAAACTTATCAGATTCAGATGTTAAATTGATTGTAATTAATCTTTGGCATAAATGCAACCACTGCAGCCACTTATTATCATTCAAGCCTCTTTTAAATGTAATATTAATAGGTTGCGTAGCAAGCACAGTAGACACTAACACATTCTTATGCTGAATAATATTATACAAAGCCGGATATTGGTGAGATAATGGCGCATCACCCAACCACACATCTTAATTGAGTTTCACAAATAGACTAATTGACGTTCACAAATTACAGGTAACCTAACTAATTTTAAATACGAAACAAGGTTGATTTGGTTCCCGCTTTGCTTCCACATGTATTTAGTTCCCGGCAACATTTTCTCAAGCCAAAATTTGGTAGGTGTGGCGGTCACAAAAATGTGGCTGGGAAATTGGAGGCCATATGGTAAAGGTTGGCAAAGAAACCCTCCTATTTATGTTGGTTCTTGCTACATTTACTATGGGGCTATTTTGATTTGGAACCACACTTTGCCAAACCAACCACATAACAAATGGCCAAACTTTGACTGGGCAAAGTGTGACCATGGGGACGTATCAGGTGAAAACACACAAGTTCTGAAAATATGAAAATTTGTGTTCTGGTCCATTAGATCCTGTACCAACGGTGTAGATCTGGTATGGGCACCTCCGAGTCAATTTACAAAGAGCCGCCCGCCACCACAACTCGAAGTTTGCATGGGGACCCTCCATAAATGTTCCGTGGTGGAAAATCGGCTGAATCAAGTACCACAGCTCGTAACTTGATGGTTTTTTCCTACTACTGAGACCCACGACCGCATCTGCTGATGAATGAACAACGGCGTACACCCTGCAACTCAAACAGAGAGGATCTCGGTGCTCGATGAAAATAGATCCCTCTGCGCCCTAAGATGGGTGCATATAGGCACTCCGGTGGCGGTGGCATCGTGGACCAAGGTGCACTCCGACGGCACAGAACGAGGCTCAGAACAACATCGAGCGAGAACCTTGTGGCGCATAGAGGTGGAAAATGAGGCTATGAGCTGCATCGGAGCAAGGAACTAGCCTATGCATCGGTGGCATGCTAGACTAGCCGGCTGGCGCGCTGCAGCCTGCAGCCATGGTGGTCCGGCCCAGATGGGGAGTGGAGAGCAGACAAATAGAGAAGAAGGggattttgtttttctgtttactTTTTACGAGAACAAGAGGACGGGGATGGGATCAGGCAGTGAATAGATGTGCAGGCGTGTTTCTAGAAATTGCATGGTGGTGGACCAGAAGATGAGATCTGACCATTCCTACCGAATCCGATGGCCCTGACGGAAATTTTCTGATTTACAGCATGTAGTCTATTTTCAGAAGATACGTCCCCGTGTGATGGACCAGGAACCAAACACCTTCATAGTAGGTGGGATGCTGCAATGTCCCATCTATGGTTTATTCAGAAGTTTCTACTTTAGTTTTAATTAAATTTAGGCTAGAAAATTTTCAAATAAACTATAGGTGGGATCCCGCCAATGTCCCAGTTAGCACCTTGCATATATATAAGTACGGCTAAATTAGTGAAATACAAATGCATGTAGGCGTGTTTGCCTACTTGGTTGCCTTCGATGCTCCCATTGGACGTAATTAGGGGTTATTTTGCGGTATTGCTAGTTTATGGGCCACCGTGTCAAGCCACGGGTGAAATTCTGATAGATGATGTAGCTATGAGAATGAAGGGGAGAGAATAGCACGATAGGAGAGGAGGGCaagagaggaagaagatgaggtgGAGGAGCACCACCACCCACCGGAGATATGGAAGAAGAGAAGCGCCAAAGCCACACTGGTGATCCACTACACACCCGCATCCTCCGCTGGCCGATCCGCCTCCGGCGGTCGGCATCACTCGCCACCCCACAATCCTTGGAGCTCCTCCTAATTCGGCCCCCCACCACCCCGGCCTTGCCTCTAAGCTTCATCACAACTTGTTCCTCTCTAGCACCGATGGAACAACACCCTCTCCCCTATGGGGAGAACATTGGAAATCGATTGGGTGTGGCCATGCGGGAGGTAGGAGGAGATGGGGTTAAGGAGGGATGTGGGTGGGTCCATCGACATGACGCATGTCACCGTATCACCATGGACAGAGTCACCCGTATAGCGGAATTTCTGGTAATTTAGTTGCCTGCACACGGACTCCAAACAATTCTAGCACGACCCTACATACAATCTACAAGCCATAGTTTGCAGCTATTTAGTTGCATGTGCAAGGTTTCCAGACAAGGCTACCAGGAACCTTAAAACAAGTGGTTAAATCACCATTGCATGCCTTTTAAACTAGCCTCAAGTTAATTTGTGCTCACCTCCCAAGTCCCTCTAGTTATCTCCGCACACCTTTCTCTCTCCTGATCTATAAAAGAAGTTTTGGTTCATGGAGACCTCTACCTGAAAAATGATAGCATAAATTGAGGTTATTCAGCTTTGGGTTTTTGCATGAGTGTTTGTGTGAGTTGTGTTGTAGCATGTTTGAAGTGTTGGCCTCTAGGTGTTATCCTCTTAGGATCTGTTAATCACAACACGAATCTTTGTGTGAGCTGTGTTGTAACTTTGTTTCAGTCATAATGAGAGCCCAAGGTCCTTTGGGAGCCCCTTATGTTAAAGAAAACATGTTGATTCGGCTCACACAATCGATTGAAACTTTGTTTGTTAACCATAGCTCTTCACTTTCTTGTTTCAATTTGGAGTTCACTATGATCAATTTCATCAAACCCATGGTGAACGGTTAATGTTTCATAATTTCTTTAAGAAATAGCTTTATCTCGTTGTTCCCATAACTTTCATGTTATATGTTTCTTATTTTAAGAGTAACGATGAAAGCCGTTATGAGTTCTTTATAGGGTAGATgaactatatctttattgaatataatatatatatatatatgtgtgtgtgtgtgtctagTTGATCTTTCTCTTTATTTTTGTGTGTCTCTCACCATACTCTCGCTTGGCCATCTTCTATTTGCACTAATAATTTAGTTTGTGATGGTCTGTACACAAAAAATATTTGTACTGATGATGTGATTCCACTTTCACGATTGCTTAGAACATTCAAAAACCTTAGCCttccatttttttttgttttctttcgaGACTAATTGACATCAATTATGTGAAACTCGTTGTGCATGGTGGATCTTCCCTAAATTCTTTTAAATTGTAGCTATGTCTCAGCGTTCCACACAACTTCACTATTGAAACTATTGTGGCTCAAGAATCATAGATCAACTAATCATGAGTTAAACTCAAAAATCCGTTCATAACGTAATAAACCATATACAACTGCGTACAACTCACGAAAACACAATCTCTTCTAGGTCTTGCTCTGTGAAAGTAGACAACCAAACACCATGCTCTTGCATCGAA
It includes:
- the LOC127317625 gene encoding probable trehalose-phosphate phosphatase 8; this encodes MANQEVVFPTDMGGIAAAAAMPGSSGRGVLFACRGAASTSLRSAYGGAPAVDDHYRARPPPAPCTTSWVVDAIRASSPARSPAVDEYAAWTRRHPSALGSFEQIVAAAEGKQVVVFMDYDGTLSPIVADPDKAFMTGEMRAAVREVAEHFPAAIVTGRCVEKVYSFVGLPELYYAGSHGMDIKGPTSNEETTTAALLQPALEFLPVIAEAYEALVERTKGTPGARVENNKFCLSVHFRCVDEKSWTPLAEQVKVVLRDYPDLKLTEGRKVLEVRPSIMWDKGKAVEFLLQSLGFDGRSDVLPVYLGDDRTDEDAFKVLGKSGHGVGILVSKFPRATDASYSLEDPTEVMEFLLRLVNWKRQPPSAAPRSRV